From Rhodococcus antarcticus, the proteins below share one genomic window:
- a CDS encoding DUF4192 domain-containing protein produces MTTHPNPPATVHLGDPGALLAALPALLGFHPEHSLVLLCLEGERAGSVGLVARVDLPARSDRAGAAAVVEQLSVLCARRAVPAAVAVVVDDAEPPDPRRHLVRSLRTACEAVGTDLVAAHHVPRTAAGVAWSSYGSSRTGLLPDPRSSPVATEHVLRGRVIRGSRAEVDELLAPDGPERTGRVGLALDEELARVQQRRASGPAHCSHELLERVVAAVARAGEDSAEPLGAPEIAALGAALSDLPVRDACIALAGGEHADAAERLWTELVRALPAPELAEPAVLLAHSAYARGEGPVAGVALQVALDADPAHRMAGLLSASLGAGLPPGSVRALSITAHGIAAELGVTLPPVDWQ; encoded by the coding sequence ATGACGACACACCCGAACCCACCGGCCACCGTCCACCTCGGCGACCCCGGCGCGCTGCTCGCCGCCCTGCCCGCCCTGCTCGGGTTCCACCCCGAGCACTCGCTCGTCCTGCTCTGCCTCGAGGGGGAGCGGGCCGGGTCCGTCGGCCTCGTCGCTCGGGTGGACCTGCCGGCCCGCTCCGACCGGGCGGGTGCCGCGGCCGTGGTCGAGCAGCTCTCCGTGCTCTGCGCCCGTCGCGCGGTCCCCGCGGCCGTGGCGGTGGTGGTCGACGACGCCGAGCCACCGGACCCCCGGCGGCACCTGGTCCGTTCGCTCAGGACGGCGTGCGAGGCGGTCGGCACCGATCTCGTCGCCGCCCACCACGTGCCCCGCACCGCCGCCGGGGTGGCCTGGTCGAGCTACGGCAGCTCCCGGACCGGTCTGCTCCCGGACCCGCGCTCCTCGCCGGTGGCCACCGAGCACGTGCTGCGCGGTCGCGTGATCCGCGGCTCCCGGGCCGAGGTGGACGAGCTCCTCGCCCCTGACGGGCCTGAGCGCACCGGGCGCGTGGGTCTGGCCCTGGACGAGGAGCTCGCACGGGTGCAGCAGCGGCGCGCCTCCGGGCCCGCGCACTGCTCCCACGAGCTGCTGGAGCGGGTGGTGGCCGCCGTGGCGCGGGCCGGCGAGGACTCGGCCGAGCCCCTGGGGGCGCCCGAGATCGCGGCGCTCGGGGCCGCTCTGTCCGACCTCCCCGTGCGCGACGCTTGCATCGCCCTGGCCGGGGGAGAGCACGCCGATGCCGCCGAGCGCCTGTGGACGGAGCTGGTGCGGGCCCTACCCGCCCCGGAGCTCGCCGAACCCGCGGTGCTGCTCGCGCACAGCGCGTACGCGCGCGGGGAGGGCCCGGTGGCCGGGGTGGCGCTGCAGGTCGCGCTCGACGCGGACCCCGCCCACCGGATGGCCGGCCTGCTGTCCGCCTCGTTGGGGGCCGGTCTGCCACCGGGCTCGGTGCGCGCGCTGTCGATCACCGCGCACGGGATCGCGGCCGAGCTCGGGGTGACCCTGCCTCCGGTGGACTGGCAGTGA